A single genomic interval of Pomacea canaliculata isolate SZHN2017 linkage group LG5, ASM307304v1, whole genome shotgun sequence harbors:
- the LOC112563905 gene encoding uncharacterized protein LOC112563905 → MFADILLLLAIGAMLPLITSFPVSLNNTWTDPCLELGDTPPDTVSMLGMMESLTEDAQNLYKRAEELMKFYTTVQKDESQPRVTPSYVNYLEKEKFANFPADNEYNSDNLTLVLLNHYKQMSRVAIFCQDAIQIEKTYSHTTNAQGHLDRLTNVLTSMLCHLDLALKTTGYMVSTFEDSNELLDDDAKTLRNKDHHDLYEYIIFKETYKFASALLAKYSNITKGMGSDKKE, encoded by the exons ATGTTTGCAGACATCTTGCTCCTCCTTGCTATCGGAGCTATGCTACCCCTTATAACGTCATTTCCGGTCTCGCTTAACAACACGTGGACTGACCCCTGCCTCGAGTTGGGTGACACGCCTCCAGACACGGTGTCCATGCTTGGAATGATGGAGTCTCTGACAGAGGACGCCCAGAATTTATATAAGCGAGCAGAAGAGTTAATGAAGTTTTATACG ACGGTCCAGAAAGACGAGTCTCAGCCAAGAGTTACCCCCTCGTACGTGAATTATCTGGAAAAGGAAAAATTCGCTAACTTTCCTGCCGACAACGAGTACAACAGCGACAAT CTGACGCTGGTTCTGTTGAACCACTACAAGCAGATGTCACGTGTCGCCATCTTTTGTCAAGACGCCATCCAGATCGAAAAAACTTACTCCCACACCACCAACGCTCAGGGTCACCTCGATCGGCTCACAAATGTCCTGACCTCCATGCTCTGTCACTTGGACCTTGCACTGAAGACGACTGGCTATATGGTCTCTACCTTTGAAGACAGCAACGAGCTTTTGGATGATGATGCCAAGACCCTCCGGAACAAAGACCACCATGATCTTTACGAGTATATTATCTTCAAGGAGACCTACAAGTTTGCCTCCGCTCTGCTCGCTAAGTATTCCAACATTACTAAAGGGATGGGATCCGACAAAAAGGAATAA